One window from the genome of Nicotiana tomentosiformis chromosome 5, ASM39032v3, whole genome shotgun sequence encodes:
- the LOC138891918 gene encoding uncharacterized protein, with product MIRVPPNKLNETSAPCPFSAWGMDVIGPIEPAASNGHKFILVAIDYFTKWVEAASYKVVTKKVVADFVKDRIVCRFGVPESIITDAATNLNSDLIRSMCKTFKIKHKNSTLPFALLGYRTTVLTSTRATPYLLVYGTKAVILAEVEIPSLRIIQEPELSDAEWIRSRYEQLALIDRKRMNIVCHSQLYQNRMSRAFNKRVRPRQFTPGQLVLKRIFPHQDEAKGKCSPNWQRLYMVHTVLTGGSLILIEMDGEIWPKPINSGTVKRYYV from the exons ATGATACGAGTACCACCCAATAAACTCAATGAAACAAGTGCACCTTgtcctttctccgcttgggggatggatgtTATCGGTCCAATTGAAcccgccgcttcaaatgggcacaagttcattctagtggccatagactatttcacaaaatgggttgaagccgcatcttacaaggTTGTAACGaagaaggtcgtagcagatttCGTTAAGGATCGTATAGTCTGTCGATTCGGGGTACCagaatcaatcatcaccgacgCCGCCaccaaccttaacagtgatttgatAAGATCCATGTGtaaaaccttcaagatcaagcataagaattccacg ttaccatttgccctaCTTGGATATCGCACCACGGTTCTCACATCAACTagggcaactccttatttgctggtctatggtaCTAAAGCTGTCATTCTcgccgaagtagaaattccttctttgagaatcatacaagagcctgaactcagtgatgcagaatggatacgaagtcgttatgaacaactggctctcattgacaGAAAAAGGATGAACATAGTATGTCACAGTCAactttaccagaacagaatgtccagagctttcaataaAAGGGTCAGGCCCAGACAATTCACACCAGGGCAGTTGGTGCTAAAACGGAtattcccgcatcaagatgaagccaaaggaaaatgttcacccaattggcaaaggctctaCATGGTTCACACAGTACTAACAGGAGGATCGCTCATACTTATagaaatggacggagaaatttggccaaaacctatcaactcaggcacagtcaagagatactatgtttag
- the LOC138891919 gene encoding uncharacterized protein, whose protein sequence is MVSQVPKSPLTYQTPPPTYQPSPPRYQQPVATYHTYNTQPTYYHSPPARQKIQKPRPNFDRRPPRQYTSIAELIDQLYERLKVADYVTPIPVVAMKNSSQWINPNKTCAYNSCMKGHTIDECRTLKDKIQILIDTKVIQAKEAAPNVRNNPLPDHRGEGVNVIETGEEWDSEGSIRLIREGDNPEKSPVTLIPIVIHTEAPIEVAVAAPTPFEVEQEEKKKAKMEEAGAAQGVTITSRVYTPENLGGTSKEAASKLSVIENSPDDLWRKVQSTEYSVVDHLNITPAQISILSLLQSSEAHRNALMKVLNEVYVPNNITSGVMANMVGQVLESQKITFHEYELPPEGLSHNRALHITVQFEDKFIARVLIDGDSNLNICPLTTLKRLGKGLHEIRVGSMNVKIFDGS, encoded by the exons ATGGTATCCCAAGTTCCAAAgtctcctcttacataccaaacacccccacccacatatcagccttcacctcccaggtACCAACAACCTGTCGCCACttaccatacttataacacccaaccaacatactaccactcaccaccagcccgccaaaaaatccaaaaacctagaccaaattttgatcgcagaccacccagacaatacacctcAATTGCTGAACTCATAgaccaactgtacgagagactgaaggttgccgattatgtcactcccattcccgttgtTGCTATGAAAAATTCTTCCCAGTGGattaatccaaataagacatgtgcctataactcatgcatgaagggtcatactattgatgagtgtcgtactttgaaggataaaaTTCAGatattaattgacaccaaagtgaTACAGGCAAAAGAGGCTGCccccaatgtccgtaacaatcctctcccagatcacaggggtgaaggggtaaacgtgatagagaccggtgaagaatgggactcagaggggtcaattagacttattcgagaaggggataaccCTGAAaaatctccagtcactctcataCCTATCGTGATACATACCGAGGCACCGATTGAAGTTGCGGTAGCCGCACCAACCCCATTTGAGGTTGag caagaagaaaaaaaaaaggcaaaaatggaagaagCAGGTGCAGCGCAAGGCGTGACCATAACTAGTAGGGTTTATACACCCGAGaatttgggaggaacaagcaaagaagccgCCTCTAAGCTGTCTGTCATTGAGAATAGCCCAgatgacctttggagaaaggtgcagtcgacagagtattctgtggttgatcatctgaacatAACCCcagctcaaatatccattttatcactgctgcaaagctccgaggcacataggaatgccttgatgaaggtgttgaatgaagtTTATGTACCAAATAACATCACCAGTGGAGtgatggccaacatggtagggcaagtgttaGAAAGTCaaaagatcacttttcatgaataCGAGTTGCCACctgaaggactaagtcacaatagggcactacatatcaccgtgcagtttgaggataaattcattgccagggtcctgatagatggggatTCGAATCTCAACATctgtccactaactactttgaAAAGGTTGGGTAAAGGTCTGCATGAGATACGAGTAGGGAGCATGAATGTGAAAATATTTGATGGGTCttaa